A genomic region of Caulobacter sp. NIBR2454 contains the following coding sequences:
- a CDS encoding response regulator transcription factor: MSNEVGSPAPLRIALVEDDVAFQEAFRTALAAAPDLAMAGVASTLAEARALLSEAPADVLVVDLGLPDGSGIEIIGEAHARWPDCAIMVATTFADERHVIASIEAGASGYLLKDSPLPTIAEDIRVLHAGGSPISPRIARQVLMRFRPDERAAAEEAEAKAKSGIPSLSEREKEALQLITRGFSFEEIAELMGVSRNTVLTFVRRIYAKLEVRSKTEAVFEARAYGLL, translated from the coding sequence ATGAGTAACGAGGTCGGCTCGCCCGCGCCGCTCAGGATCGCCCTGGTCGAGGACGATGTCGCGTTTCAGGAGGCGTTCCGCACCGCCCTGGCCGCCGCACCGGACCTGGCCATGGCCGGCGTCGCGTCCACCCTGGCCGAGGCCCGCGCCCTGCTGAGCGAGGCGCCCGCCGATGTTCTGGTGGTCGATCTGGGCCTGCCCGACGGTTCGGGCATCGAGATCATCGGGGAGGCTCACGCCCGCTGGCCCGATTGCGCGATCATGGTCGCCACCACCTTCGCCGACGAGCGGCACGTCATCGCCTCGATCGAGGCGGGGGCCAGCGGCTACCTGCTCAAGGACAGCCCCCTGCCGACCATCGCCGAGGACATTCGCGTCCTGCACGCCGGCGGCAGTCCGATCAGCCCCCGCATCGCCCGTCAGGTGCTGATGCGCTTCCGCCCCGACGAACGGGCGGCCGCGGAGGAGGCCGAGGCCAAGGCCAAGTCCGGCATCCCCAGCCTGTCCGAGCGCGAGAAAGAAGCCCTGCAGCTCATCACCCGCGGCTTCTCCTTCGAGGAGATCGCCGAGCTAATGGGCGTGTCGCGCAACACGGTGCTGACCTTCGTGCGGCGCATCTACGCCAAGCTGGAAGTTCGCTCCAAGACCGAGGCGGTGTTCGAGGCCCGCGCCTATGGCCTTCTCTAG
- a CDS encoding alpha/beta hydrolase gives MLKRLLLGLLFTGATLVQPGPARAQQAPFEHLPALRGDYFKIAARELNRDFHVFVRLPEKYEERTAERFPVVYVLDGDSLFPILAANHLFLTFDDGLPEAVIVGLAYGSFDPAKNFRGVDFAATATDGQPAGAAAFQRFLSDELIPSVEGRFRVDPQRRVLFGQSRGASFVLYSAFTQPDLFWGRIASNPAFEPDRDLFFGTPETARRKDLRLAVVSGTRDRPQFRADATAWFEAWRNRSNLPWSLRTIDFEGGTHAADSTNAYRAGMRWLFER, from the coding sequence ATGCTGAAGCGCTTACTGTTGGGGCTGCTCTTTACGGGGGCCACGCTGGTTCAGCCTGGGCCGGCGCGTGCGCAACAGGCGCCTTTCGAGCACCTGCCCGCCCTGAGGGGCGACTATTTCAAGATCGCGGCGCGGGAGCTGAACCGCGACTTCCACGTCTTCGTCCGACTGCCTGAAAAGTACGAAGAGCGAACCGCCGAGCGCTTTCCAGTTGTCTATGTTCTCGACGGGGACTCGCTGTTCCCCATCCTTGCGGCCAACCATCTCTTTCTGACGTTCGACGATGGCCTGCCAGAGGCGGTGATCGTGGGCTTGGCCTACGGCTCGTTCGACCCAGCGAAGAACTTTCGGGGCGTGGACTTCGCGGCCACCGCGACAGATGGCCAGCCTGCCGGCGCGGCTGCGTTTCAGCGCTTTCTGTCGGATGAACTCATCCCCTCCGTAGAGGGCCGGTTTCGCGTCGATCCGCAGAGGCGAGTGCTTTTCGGGCAATCGAGGGGCGCAAGCTTTGTTCTCTATTCCGCCTTCACTCAACCGGACCTGTTCTGGGGTCGTATAGCGAGCAATCCTGCGTTCGAGCCTGATCGCGACCTGTTCTTCGGCACGCCTGAGACGGCACGGCGAAAGGACCTGAGGCTGGCGGTCGTCAGTGGGACGCGCGACCGTCCCCAGTTTCGCGCCGATGCGACTGCCTGGTTCGAGGCCTGGCGTAATCGCAGCAACCTGCCCTGGTCTCTCCGGACCATCGACTTCGAAGGCGGAACGCACGCGGCCGATAGCACCAACGCTTACAGGGCCGGCATGCGGTGGCTTTTTGAGCGCTAG
- a CDS encoding APC family permease: protein MKLSDLFRRKPIVAEADSLHRTMGLLQLVMLGIGATIGTGIFVALTTAVPEAGPAVTVAFVLAGITAGLTALCYAELASIIPASGSAYSYTYATLGEFVAFVVGSCLLLEYAVSTSAIAVGWGQYLNELLFDLFGTRMPDAIAQPPGAGGVFNLPAVVLVLLCAVLLLRGVKESMLVNAILVVVKLAVLVFFVVMAFTAFSTENLRPFAPLGVAGIGAAASSIFFSYIGIDAVSTAAEEVKDPERNLPLGIVLSLVIVTGIYILVALAAVGAQPWTQFEGQDAGLAVILRNITGASWPSLVLCLGAIASIFSITLVTIYGQTRILYAMSRDGLMPRFMQKLDSRGAPRINTIVVAIGIATLAALVPLDVLVNLTSMGTLIAFGIVSASVLILRRTRPDLPRRYKVPLYPLLPVASVLFCLYLIVNLPWDTYLLFGLWIAVACAFYFAYGLRNSKLAGPSV, encoded by the coding sequence ATGAAGCTCAGCGATCTTTTCCGCCGCAAGCCGATCGTGGCCGAGGCGGACAGCCTGCATCGGACCATGGGCCTGTTGCAGCTGGTCATGCTGGGCATCGGGGCGACCATAGGGACGGGGATTTTCGTGGCCCTGACCACCGCCGTTCCCGAGGCCGGGCCGGCGGTGACGGTGGCCTTCGTGCTGGCGGGGATCACGGCGGGGCTGACGGCGCTGTGTTACGCCGAGCTGGCCTCGATCATCCCGGCGTCGGGATCGGCCTATTCCTACACCTACGCGACCCTGGGCGAGTTCGTCGCCTTCGTGGTCGGGTCATGCCTGCTGCTGGAATACGCGGTCTCGACCTCGGCCATCGCGGTGGGCTGGGGGCAGTATCTGAACGAGCTGTTGTTCGACCTGTTCGGTACGCGGATGCCCGACGCCATCGCCCAGCCGCCGGGGGCGGGCGGGGTGTTCAACCTGCCGGCGGTGGTGCTGGTTCTGCTGTGCGCGGTGCTGCTGCTGCGCGGGGTCAAGGAGAGCATGCTGGTCAACGCCATACTGGTGGTGGTCAAGCTGGCGGTGCTGGTGTTCTTCGTGGTGATGGCGTTCACGGCGTTCTCGACCGAGAACCTGCGGCCCTTCGCGCCGCTGGGCGTGGCCGGGATCGGGGCGGCGGCCAGCTCGATCTTCTTCTCCTATATCGGCATCGACGCGGTCTCGACGGCGGCGGAAGAGGTCAAGGACCCGGAGCGCAATCTGCCGCTGGGCATCGTGCTGTCGCTGGTGATCGTCACCGGCATCTACATCCTGGTGGCCCTGGCGGCCGTCGGCGCGCAGCCCTGGACCCAGTTCGAAGGGCAGGACGCGGGGCTGGCGGTGATCCTGCGCAACATCACGGGGGCGTCGTGGCCGTCGCTGGTGCTGTGCCTGGGGGCCATCGCGTCGATCTTCTCGATCACCCTGGTGACCATCTATGGCCAGACGCGGATCCTGTACGCCATGAGCCGCGATGGCCTGATGCCGCGCTTCATGCAGAAACTGGATAGCCGCGGCGCGCCCCGGATCAACACCATCGTGGTGGCCATAGGCATCGCCACCCTGGCGGCGCTGGTTCCGCTGGACGTGCTGGTCAACCTGACCAGCATGGGCACCCTGATCGCCTTCGGGATCGTGTCGGCCTCGGTGCTGATCCTGCGGCGGACGCGGCCGGACCTGCCACGGCGGTACAAGGTTCCGCTCTATCCCCTGCTGCCGGTGGCGAGCGTGCTGTTCTGCCTGTACCTGATCGTGAACCTGCCGTGGGACACGTACCTGCTGTTCGGGCTTTGGATCGCGGTCGCCTGCGCGTTCTATTTCGCCTACGGCCTGCGCAACTCCAAGCTGGCTGGTCCGTCGGTTTAA
- a CDS encoding DUF1491 family protein, with protein sequence MLLSTDIWVGALIRRAQQQGAFAAVSRKGDPQAGAVLVKAVNLRAREARLYSEATRGDGERVWMQPVASTAEPELDAYIERTARIDPDIWVIEIEDAEGRHFLVEPVEAR encoded by the coding sequence ATGCTTCTCTCCACCGACATCTGGGTCGGCGCCCTGATCCGCCGGGCCCAGCAGCAGGGCGCCTTCGCGGCCGTCTCCCGCAAGGGCGACCCCCAGGCTGGCGCCGTGCTGGTCAAGGCGGTGAACCTGCGGGCCCGCGAGGCGCGGCTGTACAGCGAGGCCACCCGCGGCGACGGCGAGCGGGTCTGGATGCAGCCGGTCGCCTCCACCGCCGAGCCCGAACTGGACGCCTATATCGAGCGCACCGCCCGCATCGACCCCGACATCTGGGTCATCGAGATCGAGGATGCGGAGGGGCGCCACTTTCTGGTCGAACCTGTGGAGGCGCGTTAA
- a CDS encoding sensor histidine kinase yields the protein MKDHPRHIQGPVRRAAAVAGSRAAVWHGVWLAAVVIAGVALIAGAPGAAGWLMCALAGGAAPALAGLTLAWMDTPRLRTTLLGIWALGAAVAVLLTGGASGPLAAWCLAPAAAAALLGGPARLAQGASLSLMVAALAILAPLAGFAPIVPPGVSSLWLGALTLGTISLGFSAGLILHGRGLTAEGQRDFTTAYRLNALMQAQPNLILALDVDGRVQAAFGDALDGVEPESLLAGGLALSMAIEDRPRMEAALRRALTEGQAELEFSPAAAMDRTIIASVRVGREGGLVASLRDATADRAREAMLEQARADAESIAANKARFLANMSHELRTPLNAIMGFSDIMRAKMFGPLPDRYAEYSELIHESGAHLLDLINDVLDMSKIEAERFQLTREIFDAREAVSAALRLMRVQADSAGVKLRGVLPAQVMEVDADRRAIKQIALNLISNALKFTPKKGSVTVSTAIYENMFELIVADSGVGISPEDVVRLGKPFEQAGDNERKAQGTGLGLSLVRAFAELHGGEMHLESVVGSGTSVTVRLPVAIALRAPGAPTMGGNVVAFTPGR from the coding sequence GTGAAAGACCATCCTCGCCATATCCAGGGACCTGTTCGCCGGGCGGCCGCCGTCGCCGGCTCGCGGGCGGCTGTCTGGCATGGTGTATGGCTCGCGGCCGTGGTCATCGCGGGCGTCGCCCTGATCGCGGGCGCGCCCGGCGCGGCGGGCTGGCTCATGTGCGCCCTGGCCGGCGGCGCGGCTCCGGCCCTTGCGGGCCTGACCCTGGCCTGGATGGACACTCCGCGCCTGCGCACGACTCTTCTCGGCATCTGGGCGCTAGGGGCGGCGGTCGCTGTCCTGCTGACCGGCGGCGCATCCGGCCCCCTGGCCGCCTGGTGCCTGGCTCCCGCCGCCGCCGCGGCCCTGCTCGGCGGCCCCGCGCGCCTGGCCCAGGGCGCGTCCCTGTCGCTGATGGTCGCCGCCCTCGCCATCCTCGCCCCGCTCGCCGGGTTCGCACCCATCGTCCCGCCAGGGGTGAGCAGCCTGTGGCTCGGCGCCCTGACGCTCGGCACCATCTCGCTCGGCTTTTCGGCCGGCCTGATCCTTCACGGCCGCGGGCTCACCGCAGAGGGGCAGCGCGACTTCACCACCGCCTATCGCCTCAACGCCCTGATGCAGGCGCAGCCCAACCTGATCCTGGCCCTCGACGTCGACGGCCGCGTCCAGGCCGCCTTCGGCGACGCCCTCGACGGGGTCGAACCGGAATCCCTGCTGGCCGGGGGGCTCGCCCTGTCCATGGCCATCGAGGATCGCCCCCGCATGGAGGCGGCCCTGCGCCGCGCCCTCACGGAAGGCCAGGCCGAGCTGGAGTTCAGCCCCGCCGCCGCCATGGACCGCACCATCATCGCCTCGGTCCGCGTGGGCCGCGAGGGCGGGCTGGTCGCCAGCCTGCGCGACGCCACCGCCGACCGCGCCCGCGAGGCGATGCTGGAACAGGCCCGCGCCGACGCAGAGTCCATCGCCGCCAACAAGGCCCGCTTCCTGGCCAATATGAGCCACGAGCTACGCACGCCGCTCAACGCCATCATGGGCTTCTCCGACATCATGCGCGCCAAGATGTTCGGTCCGCTGCCCGACCGCTACGCCGAGTACAGCGAGCTGATCCACGAGTCCGGGGCCCACCTGCTGGACCTGATCAACGACGTCCTCGACATGTCCAAAATCGAGGCCGAGCGCTTCCAGCTGACGCGCGAGATCTTCGACGCCCGCGAGGCTGTCTCCGCCGCCCTGCGCCTGATGCGCGTCCAGGCCGACAGCGCCGGGGTCAAGCTGCGCGGCGTCCTGCCGGCCCAGGTGATGGAGGTCGACGCCGACCGCCGCGCCATCAAGCAGATCGCCCTGAACCTGATCTCCAACGCCCTGAAATTCACCCCCAAGAAGGGCTCGGTCACCGTCTCGACCGCCATCTACGAGAACATGTTCGAACTGATCGTCGCCGACAGCGGCGTCGGCATCTCGCCCGAGGACGTGGTCCGCCTGGGCAAGCCCTTCGAACAGGCCGGCGACAACGAACGCAAGGCCCAGGGCACCGGCCTCGGCCTGTCCCTCGTCCGCGCCTTCGCCGAACTGCACGGCGGGGAGATGCACCTGGAAAGCGTGGTCGGCTCGGGCACCTCGGTCACCGTCCGCCTGCCCGTCGCCATCGCCCTGCGCGCGCCCGGCGCACCCACCATGGGCGGCAATGTCGTGGCCTTCACGCCGGGCCGATAA
- a CDS encoding sensor histidine kinase, with amino-acid sequence MSEKAAVAALTQGFEAPAPAERPADSAAARLQRMSARRQAALDDQKRSFLRMVSHELRTPLNAIIGFSEILSSELYGPMGQPQYQEYAKLVHESGHRLLRLVNQILEIARLEGHVVDLSVDTEPLAPAMEYAAESLRDELAARQARLELVGLDEALEVRADAKGLRTILGNLLQNAIAYSPMGAPIILRASRDGDMVEISIEDCGEGVDPRDIPRLLRPFEQGESTLSRAAEGAGLGLPIVQLLCDAMGGTLRIVSAKGEGLRAVVRLPGA; translated from the coding sequence ATGTCTGAAAAAGCCGCCGTCGCGGCGCTGACCCAGGGTTTCGAGGCCCCCGCGCCCGCCGAGCGTCCGGCGGACAGCGCGGCGGCGCGCCTGCAGCGCATGAGCGCCCGTCGCCAGGCCGCCCTGGACGACCAGAAGCGCTCGTTCCTGCGCATGGTCAGCCATGAGCTGCGCACGCCGCTGAACGCCATCATCGGCTTTTCCGAGATCCTGTCCTCGGAACTGTACGGCCCGATGGGCCAGCCGCAGTACCAGGAATACGCCAAGCTGGTTCACGAGAGCGGCCATCGCCTGCTGCGGCTGGTGAACCAGATCCTCGAGATCGCGCGGCTGGAAGGCCATGTGGTCGATCTGAGCGTGGACACCGAACCCCTGGCCCCGGCCATGGAATACGCGGCCGAGAGCCTGCGCGACGAGCTGGCCGCCCGTCAGGCGCGCCTGGAACTGGTGGGACTGGACGAGGCGCTGGAGGTCCGCGCCGACGCCAAGGGCTTGCGCACCATCCTGGGCAACCTGTTGCAGAACGCCATCGCCTATTCGCCCATGGGCGCGCCAATCATCCTGCGGGCGAGCCGCGACGGGGACATGGTGGAGATCTCCATCGAGGACTGCGGCGAAGGGGTCGATCCGCGCGATATTCCCCGCCTGCTGCGGCCGTTCGAACAGGGCGAGAGCACGCTCAGCCGGGCCGCCGAGGGCGCGGGCCTTGGTCTGCCCATCGTGCAACTGCTGTGCGACGCCATGGGCGGGACCCTGCGCATCGTGTCGGCCAAGGGCGAAGGCCTGAGGGCCGTGGTGCGGTTGCCGGGGGCGTAG
- a CDS encoding SufE family protein, with protein MSGIDQTLNEIVEEFELIGDRDAQYEYVIELGKALPRLPAAEQTEANALRGCASPAWLVTERRADGTLVFRGDSEAVIPRGIIGVLLRLYSGRTPAEILAFDAREGLARLGLSNMLSMSRANGLASMVSRIRSDAERA; from the coding sequence ATGAGCGGTATCGACCAGACCCTGAACGAGATCGTCGAGGAGTTCGAACTCATCGGCGACCGCGACGCGCAGTACGAATATGTCATCGAGCTGGGCAAGGCCCTGCCCCGGCTGCCAGCTGCCGAGCAGACGGAGGCCAACGCCCTGCGCGGCTGCGCCTCGCCGGCCTGGCTGGTGACCGAACGGCGGGCCGACGGGACCCTGGTGTTCCGGGGCGACAGCGAGGCGGTGATCCCGCGCGGCATCATCGGGGTGTTGCTGCGTCTCTATTCCGGCCGCACGCCGGCCGAAATCCTGGCCTTCGACGCCCGCGAGGGGCTGGCGCGGCTGGGCCTGAGCAACATGCTGTCCATGAGCCGCGCCAATGGGTTGGCGTCGATGGTGTCGCGGATACGGAGTGATGCGGAGCGAGCCTGA
- a CDS encoding SRPBCC family protein — translation MTDAITLDAYGALIEPATLKIQRLLPGPIERCWAYLTDSELRRQWLAAGDMQKGADTTFEFVWRNDELTDPPGKRPDGMADEHRMQSRITQFDPPRKLAITWGAHGEVSFELQAQGDEVLLTLVHSRVPDRSTLLSVSSGWHAHLDVLEAKARGKTPAPFWDRVAVLKPQYDQRLPA, via the coding sequence ATGACCGACGCCATCACTCTCGACGCCTATGGCGCGCTGATCGAGCCCGCGACCCTGAAGATCCAGCGCCTGCTGCCCGGCCCCATCGAGCGCTGCTGGGCCTATCTGACCGACAGCGAACTGCGCCGCCAGTGGCTGGCCGCCGGCGACATGCAGAAGGGCGCCGACACGACCTTCGAGTTCGTCTGGCGCAACGATGAACTCACCGACCCGCCCGGCAAGCGCCCCGACGGCATGGCGGACGAACACCGGATGCAAAGCCGCATCACCCAGTTCGACCCGCCCCGCAAACTCGCCATCACCTGGGGCGCCCACGGCGAGGTCTCCTTCGAGCTTCAGGCTCAGGGCGACGAGGTCCTGCTGACCCTGGTCCACAGCCGCGTCCCCGACCGCTCCACCCTGCTCAGCGTCAGCTCCGGCTGGCACGCGCACCTGGACGTCCTGGAAGCCAAGGCGCGCGGCAAGACCCCGGCTCCCTTCTGGGACCGTGTCGCCGTTCTCAAACCCCAATACGATCAGCGCCTGCCGGCGTGA
- a CDS encoding ArsR/SmtB family transcription factor, with the protein MVELEAPQLDTVFHALGDATRRRMLRDLADGERTVSQLAEPFEISLAAVSKHIKALENAGLIRREVRGRTHMCRLDPGPLASAQQWLSFYERFWTERLDVLEQLLRDADAGKTPVPKGEDQ; encoded by the coding sequence ATGGTTGAATTAGAAGCGCCCCAGCTGGACACCGTCTTTCACGCCCTCGGCGACGCCACCCGTCGCCGGATGCTCCGCGACCTCGCGGACGGCGAGCGCACGGTGAGCCAGCTGGCCGAACCTTTCGAAATCTCGCTGGCGGCCGTCTCCAAGCACATCAAGGCGCTGGAGAACGCCGGCCTGATCCGCCGCGAGGTGAGGGGCCGCACCCATATGTGCCGCCTCGACCCCGGCCCCCTCGCCAGCGCCCAGCAGTGGCTGAGCTTCTACGAGCGCTTCTGGACCGAACGTCTGGATGTTCTCGAGCAACTGCTCCGTGACGCCGACGCGGGCAAAACGCCCGTCCCCAAAGGAGAAGACCAATGA
- a CDS encoding DUF6456 domain-containing protein → MNRAAALLARPGAWLEASGGVYLLRATADRRRRPMMWLDEAAFDALVREPGLRPRGEGGYVLARTAVAQPAPSAAARPGFIEGERTTAEPDGRLVARRANLGESPIAWLARRRDPQGRPWLTPIQAAAGEKLREDFHRAGTLGRLTMAWDAGPRGSGGRGPGLEPAERARAAKDRIARALDAVGPGLKEMLERVCGAGSALDAAERALGLPRRSGKTVLTLALDRLAQHYGLA, encoded by the coding sequence AACCGCGCCGCCGCCCTGCTGGCCCGCCCGGGCGCCTGGCTGGAGGCCAGCGGCGGCGTCTATCTGCTGCGCGCCACCGCCGATCGCCGCAGGCGCCCGATGATGTGGCTGGACGAGGCGGCCTTCGACGCCTTGGTCCGCGAGCCGGGCCTGCGTCCGCGCGGGGAGGGGGGCTACGTCCTTGCCCGCACCGCCGTCGCCCAGCCTGCGCCCTCCGCCGCCGCCCGCCCTGGCTTCATCGAGGGCGAGCGTACGACAGCCGAGCCCGACGGCCGCCTTGTCGCGCGCCGCGCCAATCTGGGCGAGTCCCCCATCGCCTGGCTGGCCCGCCGCCGTGATCCGCAAGGCCGCCCCTGGCTGACCCCGATCCAGGCCGCGGCGGGCGAGAAGCTGCGCGAGGACTTTCACCGCGCCGGAACCCTGGGCCGCCTGACCATGGCCTGGGACGCCGGCCCCCGCGGCAGCGGCGGTCGCGGCCCGGGCCTGGAACCCGCGGAACGCGCCCGCGCCGCCAAGGACCGCATCGCCCGCGCCCTCGACGCCGTCGGTCCTGGCCTGAAGGAAATGCTGGAGCGGGTCTGCGGCGCCGGCTCCGCCCTCGACGCCGCCGAGCGCGCGCTTGGCCTGCCGCGCCGGTCCGGCAAGACGGTCCTGACCCTCGCCCTCGACCGGCTAGCCCAGCACTACGGGCTGGCCTGA